In Rhineura floridana isolate rRhiFlo1 chromosome 1, rRhiFlo1.hap2, whole genome shotgun sequence, the following proteins share a genomic window:
- the CXXC5 gene encoding CXXC-type zinc finger protein 5 isoform X1 — translation MSEPGSHQDAGIKPGLLGKSNSPDDSQPSVNSERRNKSGIISEPLNKSLKKSRPLSHYSTFGSTSLLSEHSEKGAPVANGNEATMDKSNSTSKHKNISDMLSKSDISSEGQNILQQFAQSTELLKRVVQEHIPLPSDHGTGISDMEAVSAAETMNSPSDFPYLGAFPINPGLFIMTPAGVFLAESALHMAGLAEYPMQNELASAINSGKKKRKRCGMCPPCRRRINCEQCSSCRNRKTGHQICKFRKCEELKKKPSAALEKVMLPTGAAFRWFQ, via the coding sequence atgtcCGAACCTGGTTCTCATCAAGACGCTGGCATCAAGCCAGGCCTATTGGGAAAAAGCAATAGCCCAGATGACTCTCAGCCTTCAGTCAATTCAGAAAGAAGGAACAAAAGTGGGATAATAAGTGAACCTTTGAACAAAAGTCTTAAGAAGTCTCGACCACTCTCCCACTACTCCACTTTTGGTAGCACCAGCTTGTTAAGTGAACATTCTGAAAAAGGTGCCCCTGTAGCCAACGGCAATGAAGCAACTATGGATAAAAGCAATTCTACCTCAAAGCACAAAAACATCTCTGACATGCTGAGTAAATCAGATATTTCTTCAGAAGGACAGAACATCTTGCAACAGTTTGCTCAGTCTACAGAGCTGCTCAAAAGAGTAGTCCAGGAGCACATTCCCCTGCCTAGTGACCACGGGACGGGCATCTCAGACATGGAAGCTGTCTCGGCTGCAGAGACAATGAACAGCCCGTCTGATTTCCCTTACCTGGGGGCTTTTCCTATCAACCCTGGCCTTTTCATTATGACCCCTGCTGGCGTATTTCTGGCAGAGAGCGCACTCCATATGGCTGGCTTAGCAGAGTACCCAATGCAGAACGAATTGGCATCTGCCATCAATTCAGGGAAAAAGAAACGGAAACGATGTGGCATGTGTCCTCCTTGCAGAAGACGGATAAATTGCGAGCAGTGCAGCAGTTGTAGGAACCGTAAAACTGGGCATCAGATTTGCAAATTCCGAAAATGTGAGGAACTTAAAAAGAAGCCTTCTGCTGCACTGGAG
- the CXXC5 gene encoding CXXC-type zinc finger protein 5 isoform X3, producing the protein MSEPGSHQDAGIKPGLLGKSNSPDDSQPSVNSERRNKSGIISEPLNKSLKKSRPLSHYSTFGSTSLLSEHSEKGAPVANGNEATMDKSNSTSKHKNISDMLSKSDISSEGQNILQQFAQSTELLKRVVQEHIPLPSDHGTGISDMEAVSAAETMNSPSDFPYLGAFPINPGLFIMTPAGVFLAESALHMAGLAEYPMQNELASAINSGKKKRKRCGMCPPCRRRINCEQCSSCRNRKTGHQICKFRKCEELKKKPSAALEGRMKIFATSPK; encoded by the exons atgtcCGAACCTGGTTCTCATCAAGACGCTGGCATCAAGCCAGGCCTATTGGGAAAAAGCAATAGCCCAGATGACTCTCAGCCTTCAGTCAATTCAGAAAGAAGGAACAAAAGTGGGATAATAAGTGAACCTTTGAACAAAAGTCTTAAGAAGTCTCGACCACTCTCCCACTACTCCACTTTTGGTAGCACCAGCTTGTTAAGTGAACATTCTGAAAAAGGTGCCCCTGTAGCCAACGGCAATGAAGCAACTATGGATAAAAGCAATTCTACCTCAAAGCACAAAAACATCTCTGACATGCTGAGTAAATCAGATATTTCTTCAGAAGGACAGAACATCTTGCAACAGTTTGCTCAGTCTACAGAGCTGCTCAAAAGAGTAGTCCAGGAGCACATTCCCCTGCCTAGTGACCACGGGACGGGCATCTCAGACATGGAAGCTGTCTCGGCTGCAGAGACAATGAACAGCCCGTCTGATTTCCCTTACCTGGGGGCTTTTCCTATCAACCCTGGCCTTTTCATTATGACCCCTGCTGGCGTATTTCTGGCAGAGAGCGCACTCCATATGGCTGGCTTAGCAGAGTACCCAATGCAGAACGAATTGGCATCTGCCATCAATTCAGGGAAAAAGAAACGGAAACGATGTGGCATGTGTCCTCCTTGCAGAAGACGGATAAATTGCGAGCAGTGCAGCAGTTGTAGGAACCGTAAAACTGGGCATCAGATTTGCAAATTCCGAAAATGTGAGGAACTTAAAAAGAAGCCTTCTGCTGCACTGGAG GGAAGAATGAAAATATTTGCAACATCTCCCAAATAA
- the CXXC5 gene encoding CXXC-type zinc finger protein 5 isoform X2 has product MSEPGSHQDAGIKPGLLGKSNSPDDSQPSVNSERRNKSGIISEPLNKSLKKSRPLSHYSTFGSTSLLSEHSEKGAPVANGNEATMDKSNSTSKHKNISDMLSKSDISSEGQNILQQFAQSTELLKRVVQEHIPLPSDHGTGISDMEAVSAAETMNSPSDFPYLGAFPINPGLFIMTPAGVFLAESALHMAGLAEYPMQNELASAINSGKKKRKRCGMCPPCRRRINCEQCSSCRNRKTGHQICKFRKCEELKKKPSAALEGHSSHEQGDGVTPL; this is encoded by the coding sequence atgtcCGAACCTGGTTCTCATCAAGACGCTGGCATCAAGCCAGGCCTATTGGGAAAAAGCAATAGCCCAGATGACTCTCAGCCTTCAGTCAATTCAGAAAGAAGGAACAAAAGTGGGATAATAAGTGAACCTTTGAACAAAAGTCTTAAGAAGTCTCGACCACTCTCCCACTACTCCACTTTTGGTAGCACCAGCTTGTTAAGTGAACATTCTGAAAAAGGTGCCCCTGTAGCCAACGGCAATGAAGCAACTATGGATAAAAGCAATTCTACCTCAAAGCACAAAAACATCTCTGACATGCTGAGTAAATCAGATATTTCTTCAGAAGGACAGAACATCTTGCAACAGTTTGCTCAGTCTACAGAGCTGCTCAAAAGAGTAGTCCAGGAGCACATTCCCCTGCCTAGTGACCACGGGACGGGCATCTCAGACATGGAAGCTGTCTCGGCTGCAGAGACAATGAACAGCCCGTCTGATTTCCCTTACCTGGGGGCTTTTCCTATCAACCCTGGCCTTTTCATTATGACCCCTGCTGGCGTATTTCTGGCAGAGAGCGCACTCCATATGGCTGGCTTAGCAGAGTACCCAATGCAGAACGAATTGGCATCTGCCATCAATTCAGGGAAAAAGAAACGGAAACGATGTGGCATGTGTCCTCCTTGCAGAAGACGGATAAATTGCGAGCAGTGCAGCAGTTGTAGGAACCGTAAAACTGGGCATCAGATTTGCAAATTCCGAAAATGTGAGGAACTTAAAAAGAAGCCTTCTGCTGCACTGGAG
- the CXXC5 gene encoding CXXC-type zinc finger protein 5 isoform X4, with protein sequence MSEPGSHQDAGIKPGLLGKSNSPDDSQPSVNSERRNKSGIISEPLNKSLKKSRPLSHYSTFGSTSLLSEHSEKGAPVANGNEATMDKSNSTSKHKNISDMLSKSDISSEGQNILQQFAQSTELLKRVVQEHIPLPSDHGTGISDMEAVSAAETMNSPSDFPYLGAFPINPGLFIMTPAGVFLAESALHMAGLAEYPMQNELASAINSGKKKRKRCGMCPPCRRRINCEQCSSCRNRKTGHQICKFRKCEELKKKPSAALEVYPA encoded by the coding sequence atgtcCGAACCTGGTTCTCATCAAGACGCTGGCATCAAGCCAGGCCTATTGGGAAAAAGCAATAGCCCAGATGACTCTCAGCCTTCAGTCAATTCAGAAAGAAGGAACAAAAGTGGGATAATAAGTGAACCTTTGAACAAAAGTCTTAAGAAGTCTCGACCACTCTCCCACTACTCCACTTTTGGTAGCACCAGCTTGTTAAGTGAACATTCTGAAAAAGGTGCCCCTGTAGCCAACGGCAATGAAGCAACTATGGATAAAAGCAATTCTACCTCAAAGCACAAAAACATCTCTGACATGCTGAGTAAATCAGATATTTCTTCAGAAGGACAGAACATCTTGCAACAGTTTGCTCAGTCTACAGAGCTGCTCAAAAGAGTAGTCCAGGAGCACATTCCCCTGCCTAGTGACCACGGGACGGGCATCTCAGACATGGAAGCTGTCTCGGCTGCAGAGACAATGAACAGCCCGTCTGATTTCCCTTACCTGGGGGCTTTTCCTATCAACCCTGGCCTTTTCATTATGACCCCTGCTGGCGTATTTCTGGCAGAGAGCGCACTCCATATGGCTGGCTTAGCAGAGTACCCAATGCAGAACGAATTGGCATCTGCCATCAATTCAGGGAAAAAGAAACGGAAACGATGTGGCATGTGTCCTCCTTGCAGAAGACGGATAAATTGCGAGCAGTGCAGCAGTTGTAGGAACCGTAAAACTGGGCATCAGATTTGCAAATTCCGAAAATGTGAGGAACTTAAAAAGAAGCCTTCTGCTGCACTGGAG